One Solanum lycopersicum chromosome 4, SLM_r2.1 DNA window includes the following coding sequences:
- the LOC101253371 gene encoding alpha-1,4-glucan-protein synthase [UDP-forming] 2, whose protein sequence is MAGASVTPTPLLKDELDIVIPTIRNLDFLEMWRPFFQPYHLIIVQDGDPSKTINVPEGFDYELYNRDDINRILGPKASCISFKDSACRCFGYMVSKKKYIYTIDDDCFVAKDPSGKDINALEQHIKNLLCPSTPHFFNTLYDPYREGADFVRGYPFSMREGAATAVSHGLWLNIPDYDAPTQLVKPRERNTRYVDAVMTIPKGTLFPMCGMNLAFDRELIGPAMYFGLMGDGQPIGRYDDMWAGWCIKVICDHLGLGVKTGLPYIWHSKASNPFVNLKKEYKGIYWQEEIIPFFQSATLPKDCTSVQQCYLELSKQVKEKLSAIDPYFTKLADAMVTWIEAWDELNPKPSISNGPGK, encoded by the exons ATGGCAGGAGCTTCAGTGACACCAACACCATTACTGAAGGATGAGCTTGATATTGTGATACCTACAATCAGAAATCTTGATTTTTTGGAGATGTGGAGACCCTTTttccagccatatcatctcatCATTGTTCAAGATGGTGACCCTTCAAAGACCATTAATGTCCCTGAAGGATTTGATTATGAGCTTTATAATCGTGATGATATTAACAGGATTCTTGGACCAAAAGCTTCTTGTATATCTTTTAAGGACTCTGCTTGTAGGTGCTTTGGGTATATGGTGTCTAAGAAGAAGTATATCTACACTATTGATGATGATTGCTTT GTGGCGAAAGATCCTTCTGGCAAAGACATCAATGCTCTTGAGCAGCACATAAAGAACCTGTTATGTCCTTCCACTCCACATTTCTTTAACACTCTGTATGATCCATACAGAGAAGGGGCAGATTTCGTTCGTGGATACCCTTTCAGTATGCGTGAGGGTGCTGCCACAGCTGTTTCTCATGGGCTTTGGCTCAACATTCCCGATTACGATGCACCTACTCAACTTGTTAAGCCACGTGAGAGGAACACGAG ATATGTGGATGCTGTCATGACAATTCCTAAAGGCACTTTGTTCCCCATGTGTGGAATGAATTTGGCATTCGACCGTGAGCTGATTGGACCTGCAATGTACTTTGGCCTCATGGGTGATGGTCAGCCAATTGGTCGATACGACGATATGTGGGCTGGTTGGTGCATTAAG GTGATATGCGACCATTTGGGACTTGGTGTCAAGACTGGTTTACCCTACATATGGCACAGCAAAGCAAGCAACCCCTTTGTTAACCTTAAAAAGGAGTACAAAGGCATCTACTGGCAAGAAGAGATCATTCCATTTTTCCAGTCTGCAACTCTTCCAAAAGATTGCACAAGTGTTCAACAGTGCTATCTCGAGCTGTCGAAACAGGTCAAGGAGAAACTTTCCGCTATAGACCCGTATTTCACCAAGCTAGCTGATGCCATGGTGACATGGATTGAAGCCTGGGATGAGCTCAACCCTAAACCTTCCATCTCAAACGGCCCCGGAAAGTAG
- the LOC101253075 gene encoding uncharacterized protein produces MNQAVQKNTLYVGGLAEEVNEAILHAAFIPFGDIKDVKTPLDHATQKHRSFGFVTFLEREDASAAMDNMDGAELYGRVLTVNYALPEKIKGGEQGWAAQPIWADADTWFERQQQEEEMKRLQEEQKAAMQVAEDLHRKKMAEEREGEKDEDPMATAEAEVLKQNATS; encoded by the exons ATGAACCAGGCAGTACAGAAAAACACTCTGTACGTAG GAGGATTAGCAGAGGAGGTGAATGAGGCAATACTACATGCTGCGTTCATACCATTTGGGGATATTAAGGATGTGAAGACCCCATTAGATCATGCCACTCAAAAGCATCGATCTTTTGGGTTTGTGACCTTCCTTGAAAGAGAAGATGCTTCCGCCGCCATGGATAATATGGATGGTGCTGAGCTTTATGGACGTGTACTTACTGTTAATTATGCTCTTCCTGAGAAGATTAAGGGTGGTGAACAGGGTTGGGCTGCTCAGCCAA TTTGGGCGGATGCTGACACATGGTTTGAGAGGCAACAGCAAGAAGAGGAAATGAAGCGCCTTCAAGAAGAGCAGAAGGCTGCAATGCAGGTAGCGGAAGACTTGCATAGAAAAAAGATGGCTGAGGAAAGAGAAGGTGAAAAGGATGAAGACCCTATGGCAACGGCTGAAGCTGAGGTTTTGAAACAGAATGCTACTTCCTAA
- the LOC101244179 gene encoding tryptophan N-monooxygenase CYP79A68-like, which produces MEEMNTEIACIRVGNYHVIPVTSPELACEFLKSQDSVFSSRPICMSANLISNNYITSIFLPIGDQWMKMRRILASHVLSPTTFQWLSCKRDEEADNLHRFVYNNQCISINLRRVTRCYCGNVIRNMIFSKRSSFGSTIEEEEQVDAVFTLLEYLHSFGISDYLPWLSFFDLDGHKAIIKKAYAKATKHIDIEVDKRIQIWKDGNKTLKEDILDVLIMLKDTNGNPLMNVKEIRAQVLELMLATVDNPSNAVEWTLAEMLNEPKLMQKAIEELNTVVGINRWVQESDLPRLNYVKTCIKEAFRLHPISPFNVLHVSVSDTIVGEKYFIPKGSIVLLSRFGLGRNCRVWEEPLKFKPERHLKMEDGGKVVLNLRLLSFSIGRRGCPAVKLGSTITTMLLARLLQGFTWSLPPISPCNDLIESSKINHFSTLPLLAQAKPRLAKAMYL; this is translated from the exons ATGGAGGAAATGAACACTGAAATCGCTTGCATTCGTGTTGGTAATTATCATGTTATTCCTGTAACTTCTCCTGAACTTGCTTGTGAGTTCTTGAAGAGTCAAGACTCCGTTTTCTCATCTAGGCCTATTTGTATGTCCGCGAACCTTATTAGCAATAACTATATAACTTCTATTTTCCTCCCCATTGGTGATCAATGGATGAAAATGAGAAGAATTCTTGCTTCTCATGTGCTATCACCAACAACATTTCAATGGCTGAGTTGTAAAAGGGATGAAGAGGCTGACAACCTTCATCGATTCGTTTACAATAATCAAtgtattagtattaatttgaggAGAGTCACAAGATGTTATTGTGGAAATGTAATTAGGAATATGATTTTTAGTAAGAGGTCATCATTTGGAAGTACTATAGAAGAAGAGGAGCAAGTTGATGCAGTTTTTACACTTCTTGAATATCTTCATTCTTTTGGTATATCAGATTACTTACCATGGTTAAGTTTTTTTGATTTGGATGGTCACAAGGCAATTATCAAGAAAGCATATGCTAAAGCAACAAAACATATTGATATTGAAGTTGATAAGAGGATACAAATATGGAAAGATGGCAATAAAACTTTGAAAGAAGATATTCTTGATGTTCTTATTATGCTCAAAGATACAAATGGAAATCCATTGATGAATGTTAAAGAGATTAGGGCACAAGTTCTT GAACTCATGTTGGCAACAGTGGATAATCCCTCAAATGCAGTTGAATGGACACTAGCAGAAATGTTGAATGAACCAAAGTTAATGCAAAAGGCCATAGAAGAACTCAACACTGTTGTTGGGATCAATAGATGGGTTCAAGAATCAGACTTGCCAAGGCTAAATTATGTCAAGACTTGTATAAAAGAGGCATTTCGACTCCATCCAATATCACCTTTTAATGTTCTTCATGTGTCTGTCTCTGATACCATTGTCGGTGAAAAGTACTTCATCCCTAAAGGGAGTATAGTGCTATTGAGTCGTTTTGGACTTGGTCGAAATTGTAGGGTTTGGGAGGAACCATTAAAGTTCAAGCCGGAGCGCCATCTCAAAATGGAAGATGGTGGTAAAGTAGTTCTCAACTTACGTTTGTTATCATTTAGTATTGGAAGACGAGGTTGTCCAGCTGTGAAGCTTGGTTCAACAATTACTACAATGTTACTTGCTAGGCTTCTTCAAGGATTTACCTGGAGTTTACCACCAATTTCACCATgcaatgatttaattgagtCATCTAAGATTAATCATTTTTCTACCTTACCACTCCTTGCTCAAGCAAAACCAAGATTAGCTAAGGCTATGTATCTTTAA